Below is a genomic region from Henckelia pumila isolate YLH828 chromosome 3, ASM3356847v2, whole genome shotgun sequence.
GAGAGAgattcaatttttaaaattttctattTAAACAAAAACGTCTTCTCTCATGTTGATTTTGAAATCTGACAATTAATTTCCAAAATTACTTGAGACGATTGGAAGAGTATCTTAGGTGCGGTGTATGATCATAAGACTAAAGAGATCCAAGTTTTTCTAGCTACCAGTCTTTGACACTGATTAGTGTAATTAAAGCATAATATATGAGTTGATTAATCTTCTTACTTGTTCCAATGTTAATTTGAGTAATGTTATACGAATGATTAGTGTCATGTATTATAGTTTTATATAATATTCCAAGTATATTGATTTATCATAttcatattatatatgtatCCTTAATCAACTCATCCGTGAGTAATCAAGAGGTACTGCATCATACTGTTGTATATATCAAATATAATATGTATGAGAGAAATCTATGCTATTTTGTAGAAGCATATATAAATCTTGAACTTAAAATTATGGATATGACTtttgatgaaatttttttggGCAGCAATGGCATCAAATACCATGTATTCAAACCCTCCATGCGCAGCCTGCAAATTCCTAAGAAGAAAATGCCTGACAGGCTGCATATTTGCCCCTTATTTTCCTCCGGAGGAACCCACCAAATTCGCCAACGTACACAAAATCTTCGGATCCAGCAACGTTAGCAAACTGCTAAACGAAATCCTCCCACATCAAAGAGAAGATGCAGTGAACTCTCTAGCATACGAAGCGGATGCGCGGCTTAAAGATCCGGTGTACGGCTGCGTAGGGGCAATATCTGTTCTTCAAAGGCAAGTTGTTCATCTTCAGAGGGAATTAGATGCTGTTAATGCTGATTTAATGCGTTATTCCAAAGGCAAAAATTATGGAAGGGGTGGTTCTTCGTTGGATACGAATACGGGGATTTGTGTGGCATATAATCCTTATCAGTGGATTAACAATCCCGCCAGCGATAACGCTGGAATCGGTGGAGATGGCGGCCGCTGATTTCATAAAATGAttgtaatatatattaaaatggGAACGGACGACAATTAGCATGTATGTATaatctaaattaaattaaaatatcgtATAGAGTTTGCATTATTATATTTTGTTGGAGATTCACCTAGctatatgaaaaaaatattgagtTCACCAAGTGTGTGAAAATACTACATATCTATATGTGTGTCAAAAAAAATGGAAGTTATGAATATATAGTAATAGTATTTGTGATCGAGCTATAATATTACATGCAGTCC
It encodes:
- the LOC140889954 gene encoding LOB domain-containing protein 25-like; the protein is MASNTMYSNPPCAACKFLRRKCLTGCIFAPYFPPEEPTKFANVHKIFGSSNVSKLLNEILPHQREDAVNSLAYEADARLKDPVYGCVGAISVLQRQVVHLQRELDAVNADLMRYSKGKNYGRGGSSLDTNTGICVAYNPYQWINNPASDNAGIGGDGGR